The Kocuria flava nucleotide sequence ACTGCAGCACGGCCGCCACAAGGGTGTCCCCACTCCCGTTCTCAGTTCGGGCCGGGCTGTTTGCCCTCACTGACCGTATCGACGCATCCATCGAGGAGTTCATCCGTGGCCAACATCAAGTCCCAGAAGAAGCGCATTCTCACCAACGAGAAGTCCCGCCTGCGCAACAACGCCTACAAGTCCGAGCTGAAGACCCTGGTCCGCCGGGTCGACGAGGCCGTGGCCTCCGCCGACAAGGAGACCGCCCAGGACGCCCTGCGCACCGTCTCCCGCAAGCTCGACAAGGCCGTGAGCAAGGGCGTGCTGCACAAGAACAACGCGGCCAACAAGAAGTCCGGTCTCGCCAAGCGCGTCGGCGCGCTCTGAGCGACTGAGCGCCCCCGCCGCACCCGCACCGGCGGGCCGCCCGCAGGCCCCGTCCCCGCCCGGGACGGGGCCTGCGTCGTGTCCGGGTGCGGGCAGGTGCCGGACCGGCCGGCCGGAGAGGCGGCTCGGCGCCGGCCGGAGAGGCGGCTCAGTGCCGGCCGGAGAGCGCGATCGTGGTGATCGCCCGCTCGACGGCGTAGGCGGGATCGCGCCCCTCCCCCTTGACCTGGGCGTCGGCCTCCGCCAGCGCCCCGAGCATCCGCACCAGGTCCGCCTCGGCGAAGCGCCGCCCCTCCTCCTGGGCGCGCTCCACCTGCCACGGGGCGGACCCCACGCGCTGGGCGAGCCGGGCCGACCCCCCGCTGGTGCCGTGGACCTGCGCGATCGTGCGCAGCTTCGCGGCCAGCGCCCCGACCATGGGCACCGGGTCCACCCCGGTGTCCAGCGCCTGGCGCCACAGCTTCAGCGCCGCCTCGGTGCGCCCGGCCAGGGCGGCGTCGGCGACCTTGAACGCCGTGGCCTCGACCCGGCCCCCGTAGTACTTCTCGACGTCGTCGAAGGTGATCGTCGCCGGGCCGTCCGAGAGCAGCTGCGCGCAGGCCGCGGCGAGCTCGGCCGTGCTGCTGCCCACGGCCGCGGCCAGGGCGCGAGCGGCGTCCGGGTCGATCCGGCGCCGGTGGGACCGGAACTCGCTGAGCACGAACTCGCTCTTGTCCCGGTCGTTCTTCAGCGGCCGGCACTCCACGACCTGCGCGCCGGCGGCCCTGAGGGCGTCCAGCAGCTTCTTGCCGCGGTTGCCGCCGGAGTGCTCCCACACGACCACGACGTCCGGGTCGGGGGCGGCCGCGTAGGCGAGCCCGTCCGCGAGCATGTCGTCGTTCATCGCGGCGAGACCGGTGACGTGGATGAGCTTCGCGTCGTCGAACAGGGACGGGCTCGCGAGCGCCGCGAGCTGGCCGGGGGCGTAGGCGGAGGCGTCGACGACGCTCTGCTCGACGGGACCGCGCCGCTCCCTGAGCAGGGTGCGCACGCGGTCGCGGGCGCGTGCGGCGAGGTAGTCCTCGGGCCCGGTGAGCAGGACGAGCGGGGCGGGCTCGACGTCGCGCCACGTGGGTCCGGTGGCCGGGGCGGGACGGCGTGCGGGGGTCATGGCCGCGTCCTCCTTCTGGGGCGGCGCGGGGCCGCGGGCGCTGGGTGGGTCGGGCTCCAGCTTCTCACGGCGGGAGGACATGTGCTGGTCCGTGCGCGGGGGCGGGAGGCATCATCGGGGCATGGGCGGCAGGGGGCGGCCGGGGGCCGCGGGCGCGCGGGGTCCGGGGTGGCGGGTGCCGGGGTGGGGGCGCACGGCGGGGGCGGTGCTGTTCCTGGTGGCGTGGGCGTGGCCGATCCTGGACCCGGGCGCGGGGGTGGAGCCGGTGTCCCGGGCGGTGCTGGCCGGGGTCTGGGGCCTGTTCGCGGTGGACTGCGGGGTGCGGCTGGCGCGGGCGGGCGACCGGCGGCGGTTCGTGGCCGGGCACGTGCTGGACCTGGCGGTGGTGGTCTTTCCGCTGCTGCGCCAGTTCCAGGTGCTGCGCCTGGTGGGGCTGGGACTGGTGGTGGGCCGGCGGGCGGCGGCGGACCTGCGGGGGCGGGTGGCCGTGCAGCTGGTGGGCGGGGCGGCGCTGCTGGAGCTGGTGGGGGCGCTGGCGGTGCTCGACGCCGAGCGCGGGGCGGCGGGGGCCCGCATCGTCGACCTGGGCGACGCCCTGTGGTGGGCGGCGAGCACGATGAGCACGGTGGGCTACGGGGACGTCTACCCGGT carries:
- the rpsT gene encoding 30S ribosomal protein S20 → MANIKSQKKRILTNEKSRLRNNAYKSELKTLVRRVDEAVASADKETAQDALRTVSRKLDKAVSKGVLHKNNAANKKSGLAKRVGAL
- the holA gene encoding DNA polymerase III subunit delta, producing the protein MTPARRPAPATGPTWRDVEPAPLVLLTGPEDYLAARARDRVRTLLRERRGPVEQSVVDASAYAPGQLAALASPSLFDDAKLIHVTGLAAMNDDMLADGLAYAAAPDPDVVVVWEHSGGNRGKKLLDALRAAGAQVVECRPLKNDRDKSEFVLSEFRSHRRRIDPDAARALAAAVGSSTAELAAACAQLLSDGPATITFDDVEKYYGGRVEATAFKVADAALAGRTEAALKLWRQALDTGVDPVPMVGALAAKLRTIAQVHGTSGGSARLAQRVGSAPWQVERAQEEGRRFAEADLVRMLGALAEADAQVKGEGRDPAYAVERAITTIALSGRH
- a CDS encoding potassium channel family protein encodes the protein MLFLVAWAWPILDPGAGVEPVSRAVLAGVWGLFAVDCGVRLARAGDRRRFVAGHVLDLAVVVFPLLRQFQVLRLVGLGLVVGRRAAADLRGRVAVQLVGGAALLELVGALAVLDAERGAAGARIVDLGDALWWAASTMSTVGYGDVYPVTGAGRAVGVVVMFGGLGVLGLVTALLASWLVEVVLDRREAAADGEDGDR